One Kitasatospora sp. MAP12-44 DNA segment encodes these proteins:
- a CDS encoding sugar ABC transporter permease: MPVSAAPLADSAWSDAAIKLGNTFGAIAVFLAILLVVFLTAGRATGRFGRPAAIAVFLGPAVLLLLVGLVVPLVRTIYLSFRNDDSSRFLGGRNYGWALTTDSIHQVLLNTLLWLLVAPLVATGLGLALALSVERMKWQALYKSLVFMPMAVSLVGASIIWKFVYEARESGQPQIGLLSEVAIRLGWRHPPNWILDHPLNDFLLMAVMIWVQTGFAMVVLSAAIKAIPDEVTEAARLDGARGLRLFWYVTVPMIRTTLVVVLTTVMIVTLKAFDIVRTMTGGNFGTQVLANEMYSQSFVQFNVGRGSALAVILFLAVLPLVAYNIVQLRRERTTR, encoded by the coding sequence ATGCCCGTCTCCGCAGCCCCTCTCGCCGACTCCGCCTGGAGCGACGCCGCGATCAAGCTGGGCAACACCTTCGGCGCGATCGCGGTCTTCCTGGCCATCCTGCTGGTGGTCTTCCTCACCGCCGGCCGCGCCACCGGCCGCTTCGGGCGGCCGGCGGCGATCGCGGTCTTCCTGGGTCCTGCGGTGCTGCTGCTCTTGGTGGGGCTGGTGGTGCCGCTGGTCCGGACGATCTATCTGAGCTTTCGCAACGACGACAGCAGCCGCTTCCTCGGCGGCCGCAACTACGGCTGGGCGCTCACCACCGACAGCATCCACCAGGTGCTGCTCAACACGCTGCTCTGGCTGCTGGTCGCCCCGCTGGTGGCCACCGGTCTCGGCCTGGCGCTGGCCCTGTCGGTCGAGCGGATGAAGTGGCAGGCGCTCTACAAGTCGCTGGTCTTCATGCCGATGGCGGTCTCGCTGGTGGGCGCCAGCATCATCTGGAAGTTCGTCTACGAGGCCCGTGAGTCCGGCCAGCCGCAGATCGGCCTGCTCAGCGAAGTGGCCATCCGACTGGGTTGGCGCCACCCGCCCAACTGGATCCTCGACCACCCACTGAACGACTTCCTGCTGATGGCCGTGATGATCTGGGTGCAGACCGGGTTCGCCATGGTGGTGCTCTCGGCGGCGATCAAGGCGATCCCGGACGAGGTGACCGAGGCCGCCAGGTTGGACGGGGCCCGCGGGCTGCGGCTCTTCTGGTACGTCACCGTCCCGATGATCCGCACCACGCTGGTCGTCGTCCTCACCACCGTCATGATCGTCACACTGAAGGCCTTTGACATCGTGCGCACGATGACCGGCGGCAACTTCGGCACCCAGGTGCTCGCCAACGAGATGTACTCGCAGTCCTTCGTGCAGTTCAACGTCGGTCGCGGCAGCGCGCTCGCGGTGATCCTCTTCCTCGCGGTGCTTCCGCTGGTCGCCTACAACATCGTCCAGCTGCGCAGGGAGCGGACCACTCGATGA
- a CDS encoding ATP/GTP-binding protein, translating to MDSRSSDAVVLAAAGRTPLRSTAENALKIVVVGGFGVGKTTLVGSVSEIRPLATEEVMTRAGIGIDDPSAVRDKRATTVAFDFGRITLSAETVLYLFGAPGQERFWFLWDRLFSGALGAVVLVDPRRLDESWYAIDRLEHHGTPFVVACNTFEPLRHGLAEIREALDLSPGVPLLTCDARDRESSKQVLIELVRHLYRRAATEARHVELESAP from the coding sequence ATGGACTCCAGAAGCTCTGACGCGGTGGTCCTCGCTGCCGCCGGGCGGACGCCGTTGCGCAGCACCGCCGAGAACGCGCTGAAGATCGTCGTGGTCGGCGGCTTCGGCGTCGGCAAGACCACGCTGGTCGGCTCGGTGAGCGAGATCCGCCCGCTGGCCACCGAGGAGGTGATGACCCGGGCCGGGATCGGGATCGACGACCCGTCGGCGGTCCGGGACAAGCGCGCCACCACGGTGGCCTTCGACTTCGGCCGGATCACGCTCTCCGCCGAGACCGTGCTCTACCTCTTCGGAGCCCCCGGGCAGGAGCGCTTCTGGTTCCTCTGGGACCGGCTCTTCAGCGGGGCGCTGGGCGCCGTCGTGCTGGTGGACCCGCGGCGGCTGGACGAGTCCTGGTACGCGATCGACCGCCTGGAGCACCACGGGACGCCGTTCGTGGTGGCCTGCAACACCTTCGAGCCGCTGCGGCACGGCCTGGCGGAGATCCGCGAGGCCCTCGACCTGTCGCCCGGCGTCCCCCTGCTCACCTGCGACGCGCGCGACCGGGAGTCCAGCAAGCAGGTGCTGATCGAGCTGGTCCGCCACCTCTACCGCCGGGCCGCGACCGAAGCCCGCCATGTCGAACTGGAGAGCGCCCCGTGA
- a CDS encoding RecQ family ATP-dependent DNA helicase — MDQPQPYPPTELAPTPADRAAARARAEAVLRELAGPAARLREDQWLAIEALVLDRRRALVVQRTGWGKSAVYFIATALLRSAGSGPTVIVSPLLALMRNQVESAARAGIQARTINSANPQEWDEIQAEVAAGSVDILLVSPERLNNPDFRDQVLPKLAASTGLLVVDEAHCISDWGHDFRPDYRRLRTMLAELSPGVPVLATTATANARVTEDVAEQLGTGGSDGRALVLRGPLDRESLSLSVLSLPDPAHRLGWLADHLNELPGSGIIYTLTVAATDEVTDFLRSRGFEVASYSGRTEDADRRSAEADLLANRVKALVATSALGMGFDKPDLGFVVHLGSPGSPIAYYQQVGRAGRGVDRAEVLLLPGREDEAIWRYFASLGFPPEEQVRRTLGALEEAGRPLSTAALETRVDLRRARLETMLKVLDVDGAVRRVRGGWLATGESWAYDGERYAKVARAREAEQQAMRDYATAARCRMEFLRRQLDDEEAVPCGRCDVCAGPRLRPEVSAEALDAARAALGRPGVAFEPRRLWPTGMDALGVSLKGRIPAGEQAQSGRALGRLSDIGWGGRLRTMLAPGAADAAVPSDVLDALVTVLADWARGPGGWAGSSPETARPVGVVTMSSASRPELVASLGARIGAIGRLPLLGRIEYVDGRAPYGARSNSAQRLHSLAGSLVIPPALTEALAATPGPVLLVDDLVDSGWTVTVAARLLRRAGAEAVLPLVLAVQG, encoded by the coding sequence ATGGACCAGCCCCAGCCGTACCCCCCGACCGAGCTCGCGCCGACCCCCGCCGACCGGGCGGCAGCCCGCGCCCGGGCCGAAGCTGTCCTGCGCGAGCTCGCCGGCCCGGCGGCCCGGCTGCGCGAGGATCAGTGGCTGGCCATCGAGGCCCTGGTGCTGGACCGGCGCCGGGCCCTGGTGGTCCAGCGCACCGGGTGGGGCAAGTCCGCCGTCTACTTCATCGCGACCGCCCTGCTGCGCTCGGCCGGCTCGGGCCCGACGGTGATCGTCTCGCCGCTGCTCGCCCTGATGCGCAACCAGGTGGAGTCCGCCGCCCGGGCCGGCATCCAGGCCCGCACCATCAACTCGGCCAACCCGCAGGAGTGGGACGAGATCCAGGCCGAGGTCGCGGCCGGCTCCGTCGACATCCTGCTGGTCAGCCCCGAGCGGCTGAACAACCCCGACTTCCGTGACCAGGTGCTGCCCAAACTGGCCGCCTCCACCGGCCTGCTGGTGGTCGACGAGGCGCACTGCATCTCCGACTGGGGCCACGACTTCCGGCCCGACTACCGGCGGCTGCGCACCATGCTGGCGGAGCTCTCCCCCGGCGTCCCGGTGCTGGCGACCACCGCCACCGCCAACGCCCGGGTGACCGAGGACGTCGCCGAGCAGCTGGGCACGGGCGGCTCGGACGGCCGGGCGCTGGTGCTGCGCGGCCCACTGGACCGGGAGAGCCTCAGCCTCTCGGTGCTCTCGCTGCCCGATCCGGCCCACCGGCTGGGCTGGCTCGCCGACCACCTCAACGAGCTTCCGGGCTCGGGCATCATCTACACCCTCACGGTGGCCGCCACCGACGAGGTCACCGACTTCCTGCGCAGCCGAGGCTTCGAGGTCGCCTCCTACTCCGGCCGGACCGAGGACGCCGACCGCCGCAGCGCCGAAGCCGACCTGCTGGCCAACCGGGTCAAGGCACTGGTGGCCACCTCCGCGCTGGGCATGGGCTTCGACAAGCCCGACCTCGGCTTCGTGGTGCACCTGGGCTCGCCCGGCTCGCCGATCGCGTACTACCAGCAGGTCGGCCGCGCCGGGCGCGGGGTTGACCGGGCCGAGGTGCTGCTGCTGCCCGGCCGGGAGGACGAGGCGATCTGGCGGTACTTCGCCTCCCTCGGGTTCCCGCCCGAGGAGCAGGTCCGGCGCACCCTCGGCGCACTGGAGGAGGCCGGCCGGCCGCTCTCCACCGCCGCTCTGGAGACCCGGGTGGACCTGCGCCGCGCCCGGCTGGAGACCATGCTCAAGGTGCTGGACGTGGACGGCGCCGTGCGCCGGGTGCGCGGCGGGTGGCTCGCCACCGGCGAGAGCTGGGCCTACGACGGCGAGCGGTACGCCAAGGTGGCTCGGGCCAGGGAGGCCGAACAGCAGGCCATGCGGGACTACGCGACCGCCGCCCGTTGCCGGATGGAGTTCCTGCGCCGTCAGCTGGACGACGAGGAGGCCGTCCCGTGCGGCCGCTGCGATGTCTGCGCGGGGCCGCGGCTGCGGCCGGAGGTCTCCGCCGAGGCGCTCGACGCGGCCCGAGCGGCCCTGGGCCGCCCCGGCGTGGCCTTCGAACCCCGCCGGCTCTGGCCGACCGGCATGGACGCGCTCGGTGTGTCGCTCAAGGGCCGCATCCCGGCCGGCGAGCAGGCGCAGTCCGGCCGGGCGCTGGGCCGGCTGTCCGACATCGGCTGGGGTGGCCGGCTGCGCACCATGCTCGCCCCCGGCGCGGCCGACGCCGCCGTCCCCTCGGATGTGCTGGACGCCCTGGTCACGGTGCTGGCGGACTGGGCCCGCGGGCCGGGCGGCTGGGCCGGGAGCAGCCCGGAGACGGCCAGGCCGGTGGGCGTGGTCACCATGAGCTCCGCCTCGCGGCCGGAGCTGGTCGCCAGCCTGGGCGCCCGGATCGGAGCGATCGGCCGACTGCCGCTGCTCGGCCGGATCGAATACGTGGACGGCCGCGCGCCCTACGGCGCCCGGAGCAACAGCGCACAGCGGCTGCACTCACTGGCCGGCTCGCTGGTGATCCCGCCCGCACTCACCGAGGCACTGGCCGCGACGCCCGGGCCCGTCCTGCTGGTGGACGATCTGGTCGACAGCGGCTGGACGGTCACGGTCGCCGCCCGGCTGCTCCGCCGGGCCGGGGCCGAAGCCGTGTTGCCGCTGGTCCTGGCGGTGCAGGGGTAG
- a CDS encoding ABC transporter substrate-binding protein: MAPAVLGLALTAACSNSSSSGGHSTAAATLTGDCAKYQPYAGHAGTKVTMFASILSPESDSLEKSWAEFSSCTGITISYEGSNDFESQLPVRVAGGNAPDLAIIPQPGLLGQMVKTGKVVKPPAQTVENENKWSPVWKTYGSVNGTFYAAPMSANMKSLVWYSPKAFQKAGYQVPTTWAGLMALSDTIAKSGGSKPWCGGIGSGTATGWPATDWLEEVVLGSQGGDVYDQWVNHTVKFSDPRITSAMQQVADWMQNPAWVNAGIGDVKSIATTTFQDAGAPILTNKCWMLQQASFYEAQWPKGTTVGPNGDVFAFHLPAVNPAVPNPVEGGGEFVAAFSSRPEVQAVQNYLSTADWASSRVKVASGWVSANQGVDKSLYTDPIDQLSAAELTDPAATFRFDASDMMPAAVGSGEEWKAFTAWFAEGESIKQVAADVDASWPQ; the protein is encoded by the coding sequence GTGGCTCCAGCGGTCCTGGGCCTGGCCCTCACCGCTGCCTGCTCCAACAGCTCCAGCTCGGGCGGCCACTCGACCGCCGCCGCGACCCTGACCGGCGACTGCGCGAAGTACCAGCCCTACGCGGGCCACGCCGGGACGAAAGTGACGATGTTCGCCTCGATCCTCAGCCCGGAGTCGGACTCGCTGGAGAAGTCCTGGGCCGAGTTCAGTTCTTGTACCGGCATCACGATCTCCTACGAGGGCTCCAACGACTTCGAGTCCCAACTCCCGGTCCGGGTGGCCGGCGGCAACGCCCCGGATCTCGCGATCATCCCGCAGCCCGGACTCCTCGGTCAGATGGTCAAGACCGGAAAGGTCGTCAAGCCGCCGGCCCAGACGGTCGAGAACGAGAACAAGTGGAGCCCGGTCTGGAAGACCTACGGCTCCGTCAACGGGACGTTCTACGCCGCGCCGATGAGCGCCAACATGAAGTCCCTGGTCTGGTACTCACCGAAGGCCTTCCAGAAGGCGGGCTACCAGGTCCCCACGACCTGGGCCGGCCTGATGGCGCTCAGCGACACCATCGCCAAGTCCGGCGGCAGCAAGCCCTGGTGCGGCGGCATCGGCTCCGGCACGGCCACCGGCTGGCCGGCCACCGACTGGCTGGAGGAGGTCGTCCTCGGCAGCCAGGGCGGCGACGTCTACGACCAGTGGGTCAACCACACCGTCAAGTTCAGCGACCCGAGGATCACCTCGGCGATGCAGCAGGTGGCCGACTGGATGCAGAACCCGGCCTGGGTCAACGCCGGCATCGGCGACGTGAAGTCGATCGCCACCACGACCTTCCAGGACGCGGGCGCGCCGATCCTCACCAACAAGTGCTGGATGCTGCAGCAGGCTTCGTTCTACGAGGCGCAGTGGCCCAAGGGCACCACGGTCGGGCCGAACGGCGACGTCTTCGCCTTCCACCTGCCCGCGGTGAACCCGGCCGTCCCCAACCCGGTCGAGGGCGGCGGCGAGTTCGTGGCCGCGTTCTCCAGCCGGCCCGAGGTGCAGGCCGTGCAGAACTACCTCTCCACCGCCGACTGGGCGAGCAGCCGGGTCAAGGTCGCCAGCGGCTGGGTCTCGGCCAACCAGGGCGTCGACAAGAGCCTCTACACCGACCCGATCGACCAGTTGTCGGCCGCCGAGCTGACCGACCCGGCCGCCACCTTCCGCTTCGACGCCTCGGACATGATGCCGGCCGCCGTCGGCTCGGGAGAGGAGTGGAAGGCGTTCACGGCCTGGTTCGCGGAGGGGGAGTCGATCAAGCAGGTCGCCGCCGACGTCGACGCGTCCTGGCCGCAGTAG
- a CDS encoding roadblock/LC7 domain-containing protein yields MSSTADRDLDWLLENLLTNTPGSRHALVLSADGLKLCHSAALSIDQADQLAAIASGIQSLSHGASIEFGDGTGGVRQSMTEFHGGILCIVEAGAGAHLAVVTDESADVGMVGHHMHALVEQLGTFLSSPPRGIDATPAP; encoded by the coding sequence ATGAGCAGCACCGCCGACCGCGATCTCGACTGGCTGTTGGAGAACCTGCTGACCAACACCCCCGGCTCCCGCCATGCCTTGGTGCTCTCCGCCGACGGTCTCAAGCTCTGCCACAGCGCCGCGCTGAGCATCGACCAGGCCGACCAGCTGGCCGCCATAGCCTCCGGCATCCAGAGCCTGTCGCACGGCGCCTCGATCGAGTTCGGCGACGGAACGGGCGGGGTGCGGCAGTCGATGACGGAGTTCCACGGCGGCATCCTGTGCATCGTGGAGGCCGGCGCGGGCGCGCACCTTGCGGTGGTGACCGACGAGAGCGCCGACGTCGGCATGGTCGGCCACCACATGCACGCGCTGGTGGAGCAGCTCGGCACGTTCCTCAGCTCGCCGCCGCGCGGGATCGACGCCACCCCGGCCCCGTGA
- a CDS encoding DUF742 domain-containing protein: MTRARQPARDDDPDRLYTVTRGRSQASQHAFDVVTLIVSEGEPQPGMQSEHARILRLCVRPTAVVEVAAELALPISVVKILLGDLLEAGRITARHPRFVPARAELPDLDMLKQVLHGLQKL, encoded by the coding sequence GTGACGCGGGCCAGGCAGCCGGCGCGGGACGACGACCCGGACCGGCTCTACACCGTGACCCGGGGCCGCAGCCAGGCCTCGCAGCACGCCTTCGACGTGGTGACCCTGATCGTCTCCGAGGGCGAACCGCAGCCGGGGATGCAGTCCGAGCACGCCAGGATCCTGCGGCTGTGCGTGCGTCCGACCGCGGTGGTGGAGGTGGCCGCCGAGCTGGCCCTGCCGATCAGCGTGGTGAAGATCCTGCTGGGCGACCTGCTGGAGGCGGGCCGGATCACCGCCCGCCACCCCCGCTTCGTCCCTGCCCGGGCGGAACTGCCCGACCTCGACATGCTGAAGCAGGTGCTCCATGGACTCCAGAAGCTCTGA
- a CDS encoding cytochrome P450, giving the protein MTDPATTPPPGCPAHAAAAPLYGPRFQTDPGQVYRELRAAHGPVAPVELAGGVPAWLVIGYRELQRVTSEPKLFGRDSSRWNAWPTISADWPLKPMMAPVPSILYAEGVEHQRRSVAVSDALASVDPYELKKKCEQIADRLIDEFAGRGEADLVAEYAHRLPVLVLCWLFGLDDAQAPVLIRGLLDMLDGGADAQSGAQRLLTAMLELVEDKRNRPGADVTSQLLIHKAGLTDEEIMRDLRVLLIAGHQPTAYWIANALRLMLTDERFAASLSGGRRSIAQALTEALWEDTPTQIFAGRWATRDTRLGGQQIAAGDMLLLGLAGSNADPAVREEDGAAAEGNHAHMSFSHGEHRCPFPAQEAAEVIAGTAIEVLLDRLPDLRLAVAEHALVWRPSAWVRALVALPVAFTPGISTSS; this is encoded by the coding sequence GTGACCGACCCAGCGACCACCCCACCGCCGGGCTGCCCGGCGCACGCCGCCGCGGCCCCGCTGTACGGCCCGCGCTTCCAGACCGATCCGGGCCAGGTCTACCGCGAACTGCGCGCCGCGCACGGTCCGGTGGCGCCGGTCGAACTGGCCGGCGGGGTGCCGGCCTGGCTGGTGATCGGCTACCGCGAGCTGCAGCGGGTGACGAGCGAGCCCAAGCTGTTCGGCCGCGACTCGTCCCGCTGGAACGCCTGGCCGACGATCTCCGCCGACTGGCCGCTCAAGCCGATGATGGCCCCGGTGCCGTCGATTCTGTACGCGGAGGGTGTCGAGCACCAGCGCCGCTCGGTGGCGGTCTCCGACGCGCTGGCGTCGGTCGACCCGTACGAGCTGAAGAAGAAGTGCGAGCAGATCGCCGACCGGCTGATCGACGAGTTCGCCGGGCGTGGCGAGGCGGACCTGGTCGCCGAGTACGCGCACCGCCTCCCGGTGCTGGTGCTCTGCTGGCTGTTCGGCCTGGACGACGCCCAGGCGCCGGTGCTGATCCGCGGCCTGCTGGACATGCTGGACGGCGGAGCCGACGCGCAGAGCGGCGCCCAGCGCCTGCTGACCGCGATGCTGGAGCTGGTGGAGGACAAGCGCAACCGGCCCGGGGCGGACGTCACCAGCCAACTGCTGATCCACAAGGCCGGGCTGACCGACGAGGAGATCATGCGCGACCTGCGGGTCCTGCTGATCGCCGGCCATCAGCCCACCGCGTACTGGATCGCCAACGCGCTGCGGCTGATGCTCACCGACGAGCGCTTCGCCGCCTCGCTCTCCGGCGGGCGCCGCAGCATCGCCCAGGCGCTCACCGAGGCGCTCTGGGAGGACACCCCGACCCAGATCTTCGCCGGCCGCTGGGCCACCCGCGACACCCGGCTCGGCGGCCAGCAGATCGCCGCGGGGGACATGCTGCTGCTCGGCCTGGCGGGCTCGAACGCCGACCCCGCGGTGCGCGAGGAGGACGGCGCGGCCGCCGAGGGCAACCACGCGCATATGAGCTTCTCGCACGGCGAGCACCGCTGCCCGTTCCCGGCCCAGGAGGCGGCGGAGGTGATCGCCGGGACGGCGATCGAGGTGCTGCTCGACCGGTTGCCGGACCTGCGGCTCGCGGTCGCCGAGCACGCCCTGGTCTGGCGCCCGTCGGCCTGGGTGCGGGCGCTGGTGGCGCTGCCCGTCGCGTTCACCCCAGGCATATCGACGTCCAGTTGA
- a CDS encoding cytochrome P450, producing the protein MSTPIVLDPFARDSAGEGALLRAAGSVTEVELPGGVQAWAVTRHAAARALLTDQRLVKDAAHWAAYQRGEVPGSWPLIGLAVPGPSMVTTDGDEHRRLRALVAQAFTPRRVELMRPQIEAITAELLDDLAAGGPEVDLKTAFAFPLPMTVIGTLLGVDKADHAYLRDLYERFFGSVPDPGGIQATIAALNAFVGDLVAQRRRQPGEDLTSALLAADVEGSELTDAEAAATLRVIIAAGHETTVNLITNAVRALLGHPDQLALVRGGEVSWAAVVEESLRWTPPTSNFLFRFAAEPIAVEGVLVPAGDPVLISYNAIGRDPLQHGITAELFDVTRDPIRHLSFGHGPHVCPGSPLARLEAQVALPALFERFPQLALAVPDGELRPGASIVVNSLQTLPVRLN; encoded by the coding sequence ATGAGCACCCCGATCGTTCTCGACCCCTTCGCGCGCGACAGCGCCGGCGAGGGGGCGCTGCTGCGGGCCGCCGGCTCGGTGACGGAGGTGGAGCTGCCCGGCGGTGTGCAGGCCTGGGCGGTCACCCGGCACGCGGCCGCGCGGGCGCTGCTGACCGATCAGCGCCTGGTCAAGGACGCCGCGCACTGGGCCGCCTACCAGCGCGGCGAGGTACCCGGGAGCTGGCCGCTGATCGGGCTCGCGGTGCCCGGGCCGAGCATGGTGACCACCGACGGGGACGAGCACCGGCGGCTGCGGGCCCTGGTGGCGCAGGCCTTCACCCCGCGCCGGGTGGAGTTGATGCGTCCGCAGATCGAGGCGATCACCGCCGAGCTGCTGGACGACCTGGCGGCCGGCGGGCCGGAGGTCGACCTGAAGACCGCCTTCGCGTTCCCGCTGCCGATGACGGTGATCGGCACGCTGCTGGGGGTGGACAAGGCCGACCATGCGTATCTGCGGGACCTCTACGAGCGGTTCTTCGGCAGCGTCCCCGACCCGGGCGGCATCCAGGCGACCATCGCCGCGCTGAACGCCTTCGTCGGCGACCTGGTCGCCCAGCGCCGCCGGCAGCCGGGCGAGGACCTGACCAGCGCGCTGCTGGCCGCCGACGTCGAGGGCAGCGAGCTGACCGACGCCGAGGCGGCGGCGACGCTGCGGGTGATCATCGCCGCGGGCCACGAGACGACCGTCAACCTGATCACCAACGCCGTGCGGGCGCTGCTCGGCCACCCGGACCAACTCGCGCTGGTGCGCGGTGGCGAGGTGTCCTGGGCGGCGGTGGTCGAGGAGTCGCTCCGCTGGACGCCGCCCACCAGCAACTTCCTCTTCCGCTTCGCCGCCGAGCCGATCGCGGTCGAGGGCGTGCTGGTGCCGGCCGGCGACCCGGTGCTGATCTCGTACAACGCGATCGGCCGCGACCCGCTGCAGCACGGCATCACCGCCGAGCTGTTCGACGTCACCCGGGATCCGATCCGCCACCTCTCCTTCGGCCACGGCCCGCACGTCTGCCCGGGCTCGCCGCTGGCCCGCCTGGAGGCGCAGGTGGCACTGCCGGCCCTCTTCGAGCGCTTCCCGCAGCTGGCGCTCGCGGTGCCGGACGGGGAGTTGCGGCCCGGCGCCTCGATCGTGGTCAACAGCCTGCAGACGCTGCCGGTGCGGCTGAACTGA
- a CDS encoding carbohydrate ABC transporter permease, protein MITQTQAPMDRAQLPAVKAVRKSFSSPLASIFVVVVTVLWTIPTLGLLATSLRSQQDVADSGWWTVFTHPQLGLSNYHTVLFEGGFGVSGGLMPYLVNSLAISVPATIFPLVLASMAAYALAWVRFRGSDTLFFVIFALQVVPLQMALIPLLQLFSGGAHLGGITLIPSFDLSGTYLPVWLAHTMFALPLAIFLLHNFISQLPKDLMEAAVVDGASHFKIFRSIVLPLCAPALASFAIFQFLWVWNDLLVALTFAGGTPDVAPMTVRLAQLSGSFGGRWELLTAGAFLSIIIPLIVFFSLQRYFVRGLLAGSVKG, encoded by the coding sequence ATGATCACGCAGACGCAGGCCCCCATGGACCGGGCGCAGTTGCCCGCGGTGAAGGCGGTCCGCAAGTCCTTCAGCAGCCCGCTCGCCTCGATCTTCGTCGTCGTGGTGACGGTGCTCTGGACGATTCCGACCCTCGGACTGCTGGCCACCTCGCTGCGCAGCCAGCAGGACGTGGCCGACAGCGGCTGGTGGACGGTCTTCACCCACCCGCAGTTGGGGCTCTCCAACTACCACACCGTGCTGTTCGAGGGCGGGTTCGGCGTCAGCGGCGGTCTGATGCCCTACCTGGTCAACTCCCTGGCCATCAGCGTGCCGGCGACGATTTTTCCGCTGGTGCTCGCCTCGATGGCCGCCTATGCGCTGGCCTGGGTGCGGTTCCGGGGGAGTGACACGCTCTTCTTCGTGATCTTCGCGCTGCAGGTGGTGCCGCTGCAGATGGCGCTGATCCCGCTGCTCCAACTCTTCTCCGGCGGCGCCCACCTGGGCGGGATCACCCTCATCCCGTCCTTCGATCTGAGCGGCACCTACCTGCCGGTCTGGCTCGCGCACACCATGTTCGCGCTGCCACTGGCGATCTTCCTGCTGCACAACTTCATCTCGCAGCTGCCCAAGGACCTCATGGAGGCCGCGGTGGTGGACGGGGCCTCGCACTTCAAGATCTTCCGTTCCATCGTGCTGCCGCTCTGCGCACCCGCGCTGGCCTCCTTCGCGATCTTCCAGTTCCTCTGGGTCTGGAACGACCTGCTGGTGGCCCTGACCTTCGCGGGCGGCACCCCGGACGTCGCGCCGATGACGGTCCGACTGGCCCAGCTCTCCGGCTCGTTCGGCGGGCGCTGGGAGCTGCTCACCGCGGGGGCGTTCCTGTCGATCATCATCCCGCTGATCGTCTTCTTCAGCCTCCAGCGGTACTTCGTGCGCGGGCTGCTGGCCGGCTCGGTCAAGGGGTGA
- a CDS encoding ribonuclease HII yields the protein MPYTPPTHSVERSLRRAGATIVVGLDEVGRGAWAGPVTVGAAVTGLRRAPEGLTDSKLLTERRRTLLAPVLADWVTAHALGHASAQECDELGMTAALRLAAVRALEALPVVPDAVILDGKHDYLGAPWNVRTVIKGDQSCVCVAAASVLAKVHRDGVMAELAPQYPAFGFEDNAGYPSPVHRAALEEYGPTEHHRLSWAYLDALPKWRHLKRVRELPEASDGSEQLTLGF from the coding sequence ATGCCGTACACCCCGCCGACCCACAGCGTCGAGCGCTCCCTGCGCCGGGCCGGAGCGACGATCGTGGTGGGCCTGGACGAGGTGGGTCGCGGCGCCTGGGCCGGGCCGGTGACCGTCGGCGCCGCCGTCACCGGGCTGCGCCGGGCGCCCGAGGGACTCACCGACTCCAAGCTGCTCACCGAGCGCCGCCGCACCCTGCTCGCCCCGGTCCTCGCGGACTGGGTCACCGCGCACGCCCTCGGCCACGCGTCGGCGCAGGAGTGCGACGAGCTCGGCATGACGGCGGCGCTGCGGCTCGCCGCCGTCCGGGCCCTGGAGGCGCTGCCGGTGGTGCCGGACGCGGTGATCCTGGACGGCAAGCACGACTACCTGGGCGCGCCCTGGAACGTCCGCACGGTGATCAAGGGCGACCAGAGCTGCGTCTGCGTCGCCGCGGCCTCCGTGCTCGCGAAGGTGCACCGGGACGGCGTGATGGCCGAGCTGGCGCCGCAGTACCCGGCGTTCGGCTTCGAGGACAACGCGGGCTACCCCTCGCCGGTGCACCGCGCGGCGCTGGAGGAGTACGGCCCGACCGAGCACCACCGGCTCTCCTGGGCCTACCTCGACGCGCTGCCCAAGTGGCGCCACCTCAAGCGGGTTCGCGAGCTCCCCGAAGCCTCCGATGGGAGCGAACAGCTCACGCTGGGTTTCTGA